In a single window of the Prochlorococcus marinus CUG1415 genome:
- a CDS encoding (2Fe-2S) ferredoxin domain-containing protein, whose translation MNIKKHILLCATPTKQKCFKGNEGQKTWECLKKTLKKFENDPSTKNVHILRSKADCLRICKNGPILLVWPDGIWYEKVSPEKISEIFTSHIINDKPIEKWIFKKTPFLNSPRYL comes from the coding sequence GTGAATATTAAAAAGCATATTCTACTATGCGCAACACCCACAAAACAGAAATGCTTTAAAGGCAATGAAGGTCAAAAAACATGGGAATGTCTTAAAAAGACTTTAAAAAAATTTGAGAATGATCCCTCTACAAAAAACGTTCATATATTAAGATCAAAAGCCGACTGTTTAAGGATATGTAAGAACGGCCCAATTCTTCTTGTTTGGCCAGATGGTATTTGGTACGAGAAAGTTTCTCCAGAAAAAATTTCAGAAATTTTTACCTCACATATTATTAACGACAAGCCAATAGAAAAATGGATTTTTAAAAAAACACCATTTTTAAATAGTCCTAGATACTTATAA
- a CDS encoding alpha/beta fold hydrolase: MELGRNNSISSIFSDYLKNNSFRQVFPWIGGDLQTLRDTFVIDFGKSKKNKKIFFPINKILSEKFECDYLLGFLELPENLSYPRGFVIVIHGLGGSTKRFGLRRISRKLANNGFGVLKLNLRGSGSARYLAKGNYCARCSSDVITAIKYFKKLINLEFKDLIKMNNLPIYGVGLSLGGTILLNACLDYDENKGEKLLDGLACVSSPLDLSSCSLCIEKSRNYIYQKWLLHRLKNQLWEGFNDEGKLLNNEKLRKKIRSLKSIREFDQKFTAPSWGFNSLEDYYIKASPIFRVQNSIKKLPKMLFIHAKDDPWVPYKDTLNLRKELIDKFTILITEKGGHNGFHSINGCWSDEVVKNWFISI, from the coding sequence TTGGAGTTGGGGAGAAATAATAGTATATCTTCAATTTTTTCAGATTACTTAAAAAATAATTCATTTCGACAAGTCTTTCCTTGGATAGGTGGCGACTTACAAACTTTGAGAGATACTTTTGTTATTGATTTTGGTAAATCAAAAAAAAATAAAAAAATATTCTTTCCTATTAATAAAATTCTTTCTGAAAAATTTGAATGTGATTATCTTCTGGGATTTTTAGAATTACCTGAAAACTTAAGCTATCCCAGGGGTTTTGTTATCGTTATACATGGGTTAGGGGGCTCAACTAAACGTTTTGGGTTAAGAAGAATCTCTAGGAAATTAGCAAATAATGGTTTTGGAGTTCTTAAATTAAATTTAAGAGGGTCTGGGTCTGCGAGATATCTAGCTAAAGGAAATTATTGTGCTAGATGCTCTAGTGATGTTATTACAGCAATAAAATATTTTAAAAAATTAATTAATTTAGAGTTCAAAGATCTCATTAAAATGAATAATCTTCCAATCTACGGTGTTGGATTATCTTTAGGTGGCACAATTCTTTTAAATGCTTGCTTAGATTACGATGAAAACAAGGGAGAAAAACTTTTAGATGGCCTAGCCTGCGTAAGTAGTCCTTTAGATTTATCATCATGCAGTCTTTGTATTGAAAAATCTAGAAATTATATCTACCAAAAATGGTTACTTCACCGACTAAAAAATCAGTTATGGGAAGGATTTAATGATGAAGGAAAACTTCTTAATAACGAGAAATTAAGAAAAAAAATTAGAAGTTTAAAAAGTATAAGGGAATTTGATCAGAAATTTACAGCTCCTAGTTGGGGATTTAATTCTTTAGAAGATTATTATATTAAAGCTTCTCCAATATTTAGAGTCCAAAACTCAATAAAAAAATTACCTAAAATGCTTTTTATTCATGCCAAGGATGATCCTTGGGTTCCATATAAGGATACTTTGAATTTAAGAAAAGAACTTATTGATAAATTTACTATTCTTATAACTGAGAAAGGAGGTCATAATGGGTTTCACTCGATTAATGGCTGCTGGTCAGACGAAGTCGTAAAGAACTGGTTTATAAGTATCTAG
- a CDS encoding NAD(P)(+) transhydrogenase (Re/Si-specific) subunit beta: protein MTLPEIIKFVIDLLAVLLLALGIKGLSKVKSARDANRLAAFAMSLSVIGLLSYYLGTSGIAIQSWIWIIIGSIIGSLFGAILAKKVPMTSMPETVALFNGCGGMSSLLVALGVAIFPISNRAANLDFFKSMINEVSISVSIFVGAITFTGSIVAMAKLQGWLSTPGWTQSKVRHFVNIVFAVASLIAFFDLINGNISSIWLLVIVSSLLGIGVTLPIGGADMPVVISLLNSYSGIAAAAAGFVVDSQLLIVAGAMVGAAGLILTQVMCRGMNRSLVSVLFGGSLSAQSTASSGSGEYTNITSCSVEECALTLEAANKVIIVPGYGLAVAQAQHTLREVTKKLEQSGIEVVYAIHPVAGRMPGHMNVLLAEADVPYEQLKEMDVVNPDFPATDVVLVLGANDVVNPQAKNDSSSPLYGMPVLDVQEARTVFVIKRGMSAGYSGIKNDLFDLPNTSMVFGDAKKVLNDLIAELKDLGVGEK from the coding sequence ATGACTCTACCTGAAATCATCAAATTCGTTATTGACCTTCTAGCTGTACTTTTACTGGCTTTGGGAATAAAAGGATTGTCAAAAGTAAAATCAGCAAGGGATGCTAATAGATTAGCTGCATTTGCAATGTCTTTATCAGTAATAGGATTACTATCCTATTATCTGGGGACATCTGGAATTGCTATTCAGTCTTGGATTTGGATAATAATTGGATCAATCATTGGTAGTTTGTTCGGAGCAATACTTGCAAAAAAAGTACCGATGACCTCCATGCCTGAAACAGTTGCATTGTTTAATGGTTGTGGTGGAATGTCATCACTTTTAGTCGCCTTGGGAGTAGCTATTTTCCCGATATCTAATAGAGCAGCAAATCTTGATTTTTTTAAGTCAATGATTAACGAAGTTTCTATATCTGTTTCAATATTTGTAGGTGCAATAACTTTCACTGGTTCAATTGTCGCAATGGCAAAGTTACAGGGTTGGTTGTCAACTCCAGGATGGACTCAGAGCAAAGTTAGACATTTTGTAAATATTGTTTTTGCAGTTGCTTCCTTGATAGCGTTTTTTGACTTGATAAACGGCAATATAAGTTCTATTTGGCTTTTAGTTATAGTTTCTTCTTTATTAGGTATAGGAGTTACTTTGCCAATTGGTGGAGCTGATATGCCAGTTGTTATATCTTTATTAAATAGTTATTCAGGGATCGCAGCAGCAGCAGCAGGTTTTGTTGTAGATAGTCAGCTTTTGATAGTGGCAGGCGCAATGGTTGGAGCAGCAGGTCTAATACTTACTCAAGTGATGTGCAGGGGGATGAATAGATCTTTGGTCTCAGTACTTTTTGGAGGATCTTTATCTGCGCAAAGTACGGCCTCTTCTGGATCAGGAGAATATACAAATATAACTTCTTGCAGTGTTGAAGAATGTGCATTGACTTTAGAGGCAGCAAACAAGGTAATAATTGTTCCTGGTTATGGTCTCGCGGTAGCTCAGGCTCAACATACTTTAAGGGAAGTGACAAAAAAACTAGAGCAAAGTGGTATTGAAGTTGTTTATGCAATACATCCTGTAGCAGGGAGGATGCCTGGACATATGAATGTACTTTTAGCAGAAGCTGATGTTCCTTACGAACAACTTAAAGAAATGGATGTTGTGAATCCTGATTTCCCAGCAACGGATGTTGTTTTAGTTTTAGGAGCAAATGATGTAGTTAATCCTCAGGCGAAAAATGATAGTTCTTCTCCTTTATATGGCATGCCAGTTCTTGATGTGCAGGAAGCAAGAACGGTATTTGTAATTAAACGAGGTATGAGTGCAGGTTATTCCGGAATAAAAAATGATCTATTTGATCTGCCCAATACTTCTATGGTCTTTGGCGATGCAAAGAAGGTATTAAATGATCTAATTGCAGAATTAAAGGATCTTGGAGTTGGGGAGAAATAA